Proteins encoded within one genomic window of Saccharopolyspora pogona:
- a CDS encoding 3'-5' exonuclease, translating to MIDVEATCWESSSPEGQVSEIIEVGVCVVDIEARERVERDRILVQPETSRVSDFCEQLTGLTQAEVDRGVDFREACALLAERHRGTSRRWASWGDYDRKQFQRQCTGRDVPYPFVPGTSTSRRSSPKCTA from the coding sequence GTGATCGACGTCGAAGCCACCTGCTGGGAATCCAGCTCGCCCGAGGGGCAGGTCAGCGAGATCATCGAGGTCGGGGTGTGCGTCGTCGACATCGAGGCCCGCGAACGCGTCGAACGGGACCGGATCCTCGTACAACCGGAAACCTCGCGCGTGAGCGACTTCTGCGAACAGCTGACCGGCCTCACCCAGGCCGAAGTCGACCGGGGCGTCGACTTCCGCGAGGCGTGCGCGCTCCTCGCCGAGCGCCACCGAGGGACATCCCGCCGATGGGCCAGCTGGGGCGATTACGACCGCAAGCAGTTCCAGCGCCAGTGCACCGGGCGGGACGTCCCCTACCCGTTCGTCCCCGGCACATCAACGTCAAGGCGGTCTTCTCCGAAGTGCACGGCCTGA
- a CDS encoding 3'-5' exonuclease family protein gives MHGLNARLGMARALDRAGLPLEGRHHNGADDAWNIAALVLHIIDHDSWPGARKRWGGTKHAR, from the coding sequence GTGCACGGCCTGAACGCGCGCTTGGGCATGGCCAGGGCACTCGACCGCGCCGGTCTCCCGCTCGAAGGCCGCCACCACAACGGCGCCGACGACGCCTGGAACATCGCGGCGCTCGTGCTCCACATCATCGACCACGACAGTTGGCCCGGCGCGCGAAAGCGCTGGGGCGGCACCAAACACGCCAGGTGA
- a CDS encoding alpha/beta hydrolase produces MDGYTYPTYQDFTAARERALRLTPDFPRALPGLQSTCIGWPTPVANPRGPLDGSSLPLVLGAAGVGDIESTRDVVAQIPGSAVVEFPGVHHGLYMSAGNRCVVAHANRYFTDRTLPPPGTVCQG; encoded by the coding sequence GTGGACGGCTACACGTACCCGACGTACCAGGACTTCACGGCTGCTCGGGAACGAGCGCTCCGCCTGACACCGGACTTCCCCCGCGCCCTGCCCGGCCTGCAGTCGACGTGCATCGGCTGGCCGACGCCGGTGGCCAATCCGCGAGGCCCGCTGGACGGCAGCTCGCTGCCGCTGGTCCTCGGAGCCGCCGGAGTGGGCGACATCGAGAGCACCCGAGACGTCGTCGCGCAGATTCCCGGTTCAGCCGTCGTCGAATTCCCTGGCGTCCACCACGGCCTCTACATGTCGGCCGGCAACCGCTGCGTCGTCGCCCACGCGAACCGCTACTTCACGGACCGGACGCTGCCCCCACCGGGCACCGTCTGCCAGGGCTGA
- a CDS encoding alpha/beta fold hydrolase has translation MSELQARFDVVTWDPRDSWPTWGDAQRHACVLSGPQITFPLDQVEFDAKAADNAAQADRCRQLDPELYDNMDSGAHARELDAIRQALGEQQLNYFGQSYGGVIGVDWCCDTTSCSMHGQDLRTAWRKLDENADHRPIPVPGTQNSYSGFDLENAMQPFLGVSRYAELDQAIAAAPATGTPPDSPSHRRGRILGTPTLFSRPNAWTATRTRRTRTSRLLGNERSA, from the coding sequence GTGAGCGAACTGCAGGCCCGGTTCGACGTGGTGACCTGGGACCCGCGCGACTCCTGGCCGACCTGGGGAGATGCTCAGCGGCACGCCTGCGTGCTGTCCGGACCGCAGATCACCTTTCCGCTCGACCAAGTCGAGTTCGACGCCAAAGCGGCAGACAACGCAGCACAAGCGGACCGGTGTCGGCAGTTGGACCCGGAGCTCTACGACAACATGGATTCCGGTGCGCACGCGCGGGAACTCGACGCGATACGCCAGGCGTTGGGCGAGCAGCAGCTGAATTACTTCGGGCAGTCCTACGGCGGCGTGATCGGCGTCGACTGGTGCTGCGACACCACCAGCTGCAGCATGCACGGGCAGGATCTGCGCACTGCCTGGCGAAAGCTGGACGAGAACGCCGATCACCGGCCGATTCCCGTTCCAGGAACGCAGAACAGCTACAGCGGGTTCGACCTGGAGAACGCGATGCAGCCGTTCCTCGGGGTGTCGCGGTACGCCGAGCTCGACCAAGCCATCGCTGCGGCCCCCGCAACGGGGACGCCACCGGATTCACCAAGCCATCGCAGGGGCAGAATCCTTGGCACCCCAACGCTTTTCTCGCGACCCAATGCGTGGACGGCTACACGTACCCGACGTACCAGGACTTCACGGCTGCTCGGGAACGAGCGCTCCGCCTGA
- a CDS encoding LysR substrate-binding domain-containing protein, protein MDIAHLRDFITVVDSGSLTRAAAQLYVSQPALSQRIAHLESELGVRLLERGPRGVTPTAAGRALYRDAQQLVRQFDRIAGDVLSGDRIHGPVAVGLPTTVSVRLAPALFSWTKAHHPGIHLQLFESMSGYIQELLALGRLDLAVLYRDDDTVRPAETLLYSEDLFLIGQPKPPAADEDEVGLVNLQNTPLVVPGGRSNLRELIDRAFTAQGLVPSIVADVDSLGAMIRIAASGEACTILPLSSVADQANHRELGVRRIRNPVISRSVAVCNAVEYYPARDAVAAVREGISVVTRQMVAAGEWPGIRLA, encoded by the coding sequence CAGCCTGACCCGCGCCGCCGCCCAGCTCTACGTGTCGCAACCGGCCCTGAGCCAGCGGATCGCCCACCTGGAATCCGAGCTCGGGGTCCGGTTGCTCGAACGCGGGCCGCGCGGCGTGACGCCCACCGCGGCGGGCCGCGCCCTCTACCGCGACGCGCAGCAGCTGGTGCGGCAGTTCGACCGCATCGCGGGCGATGTGCTCAGCGGCGACCGCATCCACGGACCGGTCGCCGTCGGGCTGCCCACGACCGTCTCGGTGCGCCTGGCCCCGGCACTGTTCTCGTGGACGAAGGCCCACCACCCCGGCATCCACCTCCAGCTGTTCGAGTCGATGAGCGGCTACATCCAGGAGCTGCTGGCCCTCGGCCGCCTCGACCTGGCCGTGCTGTACCGCGACGACGACACCGTCCGCCCCGCCGAGACCCTGCTGTACTCGGAGGACCTTTTCCTCATCGGGCAGCCGAAACCGCCCGCTGCCGACGAGGACGAGGTCGGGTTGGTGAACCTGCAGAACACACCGCTGGTGGTGCCCGGCGGGCGCAGCAACCTGCGGGAGCTGATCGATCGGGCCTTCACCGCGCAGGGGCTGGTGCCGTCCATCGTCGCGGACGTGGACTCACTGGGCGCCATGATCCGCATCGCGGCCAGCGGTGAGGCGTGCACGATCCTGCCGCTGTCGAGCGTCGCGGACCAGGCGAACCACCGGGAGCTCGGGGTGCGGCGGATCCGCAACCCGGTCATCTCGCGGAGCGTCGCGGTCTGCAATGCCGTCGAGTACTACCCGGCCCGGGACGCCGTGGCGGCCGTGCGGGAGGGCATCTCGGTGGTGACGCGGCAGATGGTCGCAGCCGGGGAATGGCCGGGAATCCGGCTGGCCTAG